A portion of the Perognathus longimembris pacificus isolate PPM17 chromosome 20, ASM2315922v1, whole genome shotgun sequence genome contains these proteins:
- the Imp3 gene encoding LOW QUALITY PROTEIN: U3 small nucleolar ribonucleoprotein protein IMP3 (The sequence of the model RefSeq protein was modified relative to this genomic sequence to represent the inferred CDS: deleted 2 bases in 2 codons) has protein sequence MVRKLKFHEQKLLKQVDFLNWEVTDHNLHEVRVLRRYRLQRREEYTRYNQLSRAVRELARRLRDLPERDPFRARASAALLDKLYALGLVPTRGSLQLCDAVTASAFCRRRLPTVLLKLRMAQHLQAAVAFVEQGHVRVGPEVVTDPAFLVTRSMEDFVTWVDSSKIKRHVLEYNEERDDFDLDA, from the exons atGGTGCGGAAGCTCAAGTTCCACGAGCAGAAGCTGCTGAAGCAGGTCGACTTCCTGAACTGGGAGGTGACCGACCACAACCTGCACGAGGTGCGCGTGCTGCGGCGG TACCGGCTGCAGCGGCGCGAGGAGTACACGCGCTACAACCAGCTGAGCCGCGCCGTGCGCGAGCTGGCGCGGCGGCTGCGCGACCTGCCCGAGCGCGACCCGTTCCGCGCACGCGCGTCGGCCGCGCTGCTGGACAAGCTGTACGCGCTGGGCCTGGTGCCCACGCGCGGCTCGCTGCAGCTCTGCGACGCCGTCACCGCCTCCGCCTTCTGCCGCCGCCGCCTGCCCACCGTGCTGCTCAAGCTGCGCATGGCCCAGCACCTGCAGGCCGCCGTGGCCTTCGTGGAGCAGGGCCACGTCCGCGTGGGCCCCGAGGTGGTCACCGAC CCCGCCTTCCTCGTCACCCGCAGCATGGAGGACTTTGTCACCTGGGTCGACTCCTCCAAGATCAAGCGGCACGTGCTGGAGTACAACGAGGAGCGCGACGACTTCGATCTGGACGCCTGa
- the Snx33 gene encoding LOW QUALITY PROTEIN: sorting nexin-33 (The sequence of the model RefSeq protein was modified relative to this genomic sequence to represent the inferred CDS: inserted 2 bases in 1 codon) yields the protein MALRGRALYDFHSENQEEISIQQDEELLVFSENSLDGWLQGQNSRGEMGLFPASYVELLPPAAGPSPAEPPAGPPXAGPADAPGEPGPAPSAAGAGFFSNPGSFEEDDDDDWDDWDDGCTVVEEPRAGGLGTNGHPPLHLSYPGAYPSQHPAFRPKPPLERQDSSASAKRGSAVGRNLNRFSCFVRSGVEAFILGDVPLTGKIAETHAIEMGPRGPQWKANPRPFACSVEDPTKQTKFKGIKSYISYKLTPSHAGSPVYRRYKHFDWLYNRLLHKFTVISVPHLPEKQATGRFEEDFIAKRKRRLVLWMEHMTSHPVLSQYEGFQHFLSCRDDKQWKMGKRRAERDELVGASFLLTFQIPTEHQDLQDVEDRVDLFKAFSRKMDDSVLQLSAVASELVRKHAGGFRKEFQKLGSAFQAVSHAFQMDPPFSSEALNHAISHTGRTYEAVGEMFAEQPKHDLFQMLDTLSLYQGLLSNFPDIIHLQKGAFAKVKESQRMSDEGRMAQDEADGIRRRCRVVGFALQAEMNHFHQRRELDFKHMMQSYLRQQILFYQRVGQQLEKTLRMYDHL from the exons ATGGCCCTGAGAGGCCGGGCCCTGTACGACTTCCACAGCGAGAACCAGGAGGAGATCAGCATCCAGCAGGACGAGGAGCTGCTGGTCTTCAGCGAGAACTCTCTGGATGGCTGGCTGCAGGGGCAGAACAGCCGCGGGGAGATGGGGCTCTTCCCCGCCTCCTACGTGGAGCTCCTgccgcccgccgccggccccaGCCCGGCCGAGCCGCCGGCCGGcccccc cgcgggccccgcggacgcccccggggagcccggcccggcccccagcGCGGCCGGCGCTGGCTTCTTCTCCAACCCCGGCAGTTTcgaggaggacgacgacgacgactGGGACGATTGGGACGACGGGTGCACGGTGGTAGAAGAGCCCCGGGCCGGTGGGCTGGGCACCAACGGGCACCCCCCGCTCCACCTCTCCTACCCGGGGGCCTACCCCAGCCAGCACCCGGCCTTCCGGCCCAAGCCCCCCCTGGAGCGCCAGGACAGCTCGGCCTCCGCCAAGCGAGGCAGCGCCGTGGGCCGCAACCTGAACCGCTTCTCGTGCTTCGTGCGGTCCGGCGTGGAGGCGTTCATCCTGGGGGACGTGCCCCTGACGGGCAAGATCGCCGAGACGCACGCCATCGAGATGGGCCCCCGCGGCCCCCAGTGGAAGGCCAACCCCCGGCCGTTCGCCTGCTCGGTGGAGGACCCCACCAAGCAGACCAAGTTCAAGGGCATCAAGAGCTACATCTCCTACAAGCTCACGCCCAGCCACGCCGGCTCGCCCGTGTACCGCCGCTACAAGCACTTCGACTGGCTGTACAACCGCCTGCTGCACAAGTTCACCGTCATCTCCGTGCCCCACCTGCCCGAGAAGCAGGCCACCGGGCGCTTCGAGGAGGACTTCATCGCCAAGCGGAAGCGCCGGCTGGTCCTCTGGATGGAGCACATGACCAGCCACCCCGTGCTGTCGCAGTACGAGGGCTTCCAGCACTTCCTCAGCTGCCGCGACGACAAGCAGTGGAAGATGGGCAAGCGCCGGGCCGAGAGGGACGAGCTGGTGGGCGCCAGCTTCCTGCTCACCTTCCAGATCCCCACGGAGCACCAGGACCTCCAGGACGTGGAGGACCGGGTGGACCTCTTCAAGGCCTTCAGCAGGAAGATGGACGACAGCGTCCTGCAGCTGAGCGCCGTGGCGTCGGAGCTGGTGCGCAAGCACGCGGGGGGCTTCCGGAAGGAGTTCCAGAAGCTGGGGAGCGCCTTCCAGGCCGTCAGCCACGCCTTCCAGATGGACCCCCCCTTCAGCTCCGAGGCCCTCAACCACGCCATCTCCCACACCGGCCGGACCTACGAGGCCGTGGGCGAGATGTTCGCCGAGCAGCCCAAGCACGACCTCTTCCAGATGCTCGACACGCTGTCCCTCTACCAGGGCCTGCTGTCCAACTTCCCCGACATCATCCACCTGCAGAAAG GCGCCTTCGCCAAGGTGAAGGAGAGCCAGCGCATGAGCGACGAGGGCCGCATGGCGCAGGACGAGGCGGACGGCATCCGGCGGCGCTGCCGCGTGGTGGGCTTCGCGCTGCAGGCCGAGATGAACCACTTCCACCAGCGCCGCGAGCTCGACTTCAAGCACATGATGCAGAGCTACCTGCGCCAGCAGATCCTCTTCTACCAGCGCGTGGGCCAGCAGCTGGAGAAGACCCTGCGCATGTACGACCACCTCTGA